A region from the Cytophagales bacterium genome encodes:
- a CDS encoding S1/P1 Nuclease produces the protein MRKTILSFLIIIIINICGYTWGFFAHRRINHLAVFTLPTEMVSFYKKHILYITENAVNPDRRRYAVEGEAPRHYIDIDHFGKDAIYTMPRRWEDAVAKYTEDTLMAYGIVPWHINTVKYWLTNAFRDKDVNRILRISADLGHYIADANVPLHTTENYNGQFTGQYGIHAFWESRLTELYSDEYDFFVGQASYINDPLETAWSAVTQAHLALDSVFSFERQLNQKFSGDKKYSFEDRLNRTTRVYSKAYSKAYHQMLNNQVERQMRRAVKMTGDFWYTCWVDAGQPNLDELTGNELTEDEINKQKEEEEKWKKGKLKARKHER, from the coding sequence ATGCGAAAAACAATATTATCATTTTTAATTATCATTATTATTAATATTTGCGGCTACACCTGGGGTTTCTTTGCCCATAGAAGGATCAACCATCTTGCGGTATTTACCCTGCCGACTGAGATGGTCAGCTTTTATAAGAAACACATTCTTTATATCACTGAAAATGCAGTGAACCCTGACAGAAGGCGCTATGCGGTAGAAGGAGAAGCGCCCAGGCATTATATTGACATTGATCATTTTGGGAAAGATGCTATTTATACGATGCCCCGAAGATGGGAAGATGCAGTTGCAAAATACACAGAAGATACCCTTATGGCTTACGGTATCGTGCCATGGCATATCAACACGGTGAAGTATTGGTTAACAAATGCATTCAGGGATAAAGATGTAAACCGCATTTTACGTATTTCGGCAGACCTCGGCCATTATATTGCAGACGCCAATGTGCCGCTTCATACCACCGAAAATTATAACGGTCAGTTTACAGGCCAGTATGGGATACACGCATTCTGGGAATCACGATTGACGGAATTATATTCGGATGAGTATGATTTTTTTGTGGGACAGGCAAGCTATATTAATGACCCATTGGAAACTGCCTGGAGTGCGGTTACTCAGGCCCATCTTGCTTTGGATTCGGTATTTTCATTTGAGCGGCAATTAAACCAAAAGTTTTCCGGGGATAAAAAGTATAGTTTTGAGGACAGGCTTAACCGGACTACACGCGTTTATTCAAAAGCTTATTCTAAAGCATACCACCAGATGCTCAATAACCAGGTTGAAAGGCAGATGAGAAGAGCCGTCAAGATGACAGGTGACTTCTGGTACACCTGCTGGGTAGATGCAGGCCAGCCCAACCTGGATGAACTGACCGGAAATGAATTAACGGAAGATGAAATTAACAAACAGAAAGAAGAGGAAGAAAAATGGAAGAAAGGAAAGCTGAAGGCAAGGAAGCATGAACGTTGA
- the nadE gene encoding NAD(+) synthase, with protein sequence MKIAGAALNQTPLDWDNNMRNIITAIKQAQSQNVQILCLPELCLTGYGCEDVFLSHWLHKKALDKLFEILPWCSNIIVSIGLPVYFNGNLYNTVCLVKNKKILGFTAKQFLANDGVHYEHRWFTPWKADLIDLLRITNKRSGSSNNSKYKFGDVIYDTGGIKIGFEICEDALHENRPCIRHSKKNVNLILNPSASPFTIGKSQKREELVTNSSKKFNCTYVYANLLGNEAGRLIFDGEILIAQNGKLLQRNKRLSFKDVNLVTAEINFKTSPIKNLRGFENIEGAKTVEQKKETEFLNAATLGLFDYLRKSKSKGFVISLSGGADSSTCAVLVAEMVKRAIDELGTSRFLEKLNICSGLGPNVETVKYLVSKILTCVYQGTKNSSKETYKSAKTLADSIGAVFYHWNIDEEIDLFTKKIESAIGRKFDWKNDDITLQNIQARTRSPLIWMMANSKNALLIVTSNRSEGDVGYATMDGDTSGSLAPIAGIDKVFIRQWLQWAERTLGYKALKNVNAFLPSAELRPSEKNQTDEADLMPYSTLIAIEKAAISDRLSPVEVYDQLKGLENDSLLKKHIRKFFTLWAKNQWKRERIAPSFYLDEFNIDPRSWCRFPILSGGFEKELKELDSL encoded by the coding sequence ATGAAGATCGCTGGCGCAGCCCTAAATCAAACTCCTCTTGACTGGGACAACAATATGAGAAATATTATCACTGCGATAAAACAAGCTCAATCCCAAAATGTTCAGATCCTTTGCCTTCCTGAATTGTGCTTGACGGGCTATGGATGTGAAGATGTTTTTCTCAGTCACTGGCTTCACAAAAAAGCATTGGATAAACTCTTTGAGATCCTGCCCTGGTGCAGTAATATCATCGTGAGTATCGGTTTGCCGGTCTATTTTAATGGAAATCTTTATAATACTGTGTGCCTGGTAAAGAATAAAAAAATTTTAGGATTTACCGCCAAACAATTTTTGGCCAATGACGGTGTGCATTACGAACACAGATGGTTCACGCCCTGGAAAGCGGATTTAATTGATCTTTTAAGGATCACAAACAAAAGAAGCGGCAGCAGCAATAATAGTAAATATAAATTTGGAGATGTGATTTATGATACCGGGGGAATCAAAATTGGTTTTGAGATCTGTGAGGACGCCCTCCATGAAAACAGGCCTTGTATAAGGCATTCTAAAAAAAATGTGAACTTGATTTTAAATCCAAGTGCAAGCCCCTTTACGATCGGGAAATCTCAAAAGAGAGAGGAGTTGGTTACTAATAGCTCAAAAAAGTTTAATTGTACCTATGTGTATGCTAATCTGCTTGGGAATGAAGCTGGCAGATTGATCTTTGATGGGGAAATTCTTATTGCACAGAACGGGAAATTGTTGCAGAGAAATAAAAGACTGTCATTTAAAGATGTTAACCTGGTAACTGCAGAAATTAATTTTAAAACGTCTCCTATAAAAAACCTGCGAGGTTTTGAAAATATCGAAGGTGCAAAAACTGTTGAGCAGAAAAAAGAAACAGAGTTCTTAAATGCTGCCACCTTAGGCCTCTTTGATTATTTACGAAAAAGTAAAAGCAAAGGCTTTGTAATTTCATTAAGCGGGGGCGCAGACTCCTCAACTTGTGCGGTGCTGGTGGCTGAAATGGTGAAAAGGGCGATAGATGAGCTTGGTACTTCACGATTTTTGGAAAAATTGAACATTTGTAGTGGACTGGGTCCAAATGTAGAAACGGTAAAATATTTAGTATCAAAAATCCTTACCTGTGTTTACCAGGGTACCAAAAATTCGAGTAAAGAAACTTACAAATCGGCTAAGACATTGGCAGATTCAATTGGTGCAGTATTTTATCACTGGAACATAGATGAAGAAATAGATCTATTTACCAAAAAAATAGAATCTGCCATTGGCAGAAAATTTGACTGGAAAAATGATGATATAACCTTGCAGAATATCCAGGCAAGAACCCGCTCTCCTTTAATATGGATGATGGCAAATTCAAAAAATGCCCTTTTGATCGTTACTTCCAACCGGAGTGAAGGGGATGTGGGCTATGCCACCATGGATGGCGATACTTCAGGCAGCCTGGCTCCTATTGCGGGAATTGATAAAGTATTTATCCGGCAGTGGCTGCAATGGGCAGAGAGAACGTTAGGGTATAAAGCATTAAAAAATGTAAATGCGTTTTTGCCAAGTGCCGAATTACGACCCAGTGAAAAAAACCAAACCGATGAGGCCGATCTGATGCCATATTCCACATTAATTGCAATTGAAAAAGCTGCTATAAGCGATCGCCTTTCTCCTGTTGAAGTATATGATCAGCTAAAAGGCCTGGAAAATGACAGCCTTCTAAAAAAACACATCCGAAAATTCTTCACCTTATGGGCAAAAAATCAATGGAAACGGGAAAGGATAGCGCCCTCATTTTACCTTGATGAGTTCAATATAGACCCGCGCTCATGGTGCAGGTTTCCTATATTGAGCGGTGGGTTTGAGAAGGAACTGAAGGAATTAGACTCTTTGTAA
- a CDS encoding T9SS type A sorting domain-containing protein yields MNRLKAIIIAFICFCCIKCNEIEFNPKSSFDSPFPKRNKNLTYILGENFLITNGNDTIKYNVSFRKPDRYNFVVNQSTNDTIFSGTVCQYKGLYYFNEQINDTAYWIYAVEINYETIKGLNTGLEQMFLLDEIIEKGDHKNIVKFIDKEKDIIILRPDKIELRKIYTSIIDSLPAYTLIEWEPKLNGKENIEEEERTEIVQTDIDEFKIISKIYPNPAKDHCNLVLQENNHFKFDILDNSGKIITSGQLNNRINRIDLSNFSNGIYLIRVHTADTKEIETIKLIIEK; encoded by the coding sequence ATGAACAGACTAAAAGCCATAATTATTGCTTTCATTTGTTTTTGTTGTATTAAATGCAATGAGATTGAATTTAACCCTAAATCCTCATTTGACAGCCCCTTCCCTAAAAGAAACAAAAATTTAACTTATATACTTGGAGAAAATTTTTTGATCACAAACGGCAATGACACAATAAAATACAATGTATCTTTCAGAAAACCAGACAGGTACAATTTCGTAGTAAACCAATCTACAAATGACACTATTTTTTCAGGAACAGTTTGTCAGTACAAAGGCCTGTACTACTTCAACGAACAGATAAATGACACGGCTTATTGGATATATGCTGTAGAAATTAATTATGAAACAATAAAAGGACTGAATACCGGGTTGGAACAAATGTTTTTATTAGATGAAATAATTGAAAAAGGAGATCATAAAAACATAGTAAAATTCATTGACAAAGAAAAAGACATAATTATACTGAGGCCTGACAAAATAGAATTGAGAAAAATATATACTTCAATAATTGACAGTCTGCCAGCGTACACTTTGATAGAATGGGAACCTAAATTGAACGGCAAAGAAAACATTGAAGAAGAAGAAAGAACAGAGATCGTTCAAACAGACATTGACGAATTTAAAATAATATCAAAGATCTACCCCAATCCTGCGAAGGATCATTGCAACCTAGTATTACAAGAGAATAACCACTTTAAATTTGATATCCTTGACAATAGTGGTAAAATTATTACCAGCGGACAGCTAAACAATAGAATAAACAGGATAGACCTCTCAAACTTTAGCAATGGAATTTATTTAATAAGAGTACACACTGCTGATACGAAGGAGATTGAAACTATTAAATTAATTATTGAAAAATAA
- a CDS encoding DUF488 domain-containing protein gives MYYRRKILLALLEKMGGKLLPTDMQKLLFLFCERQREKNYEFVPYRFGGFSFQSYADKRTLTKYGYLSDVDGWELTDKGRNFSSTLKNEDQTALQQVAARYGKMRGNPLVKEVYRNYPYYAIYSEILEKVLSQEEIKKVEAQRPKENSEAFFTIGYEGISQERYLNKLIKNNVKLLCDVRKNPLSMKYGFSKNQLKDACEHVGIQYLHIPDLGIVPEKRKELNTKEDYERLFEEYERTTLREEKESLDRLLTLLKQYKRIAITCFEACETQCHRGKVAKTLQKMPEWKYPVKHL, from the coding sequence ATGTATTACCGGAGAAAAATATTGCTTGCGTTGTTAGAGAAAATGGGCGGTAAGCTACTGCCTACCGATATGCAAAAACTACTTTTCCTGTTTTGCGAAAGACAAAGGGAAAAGAACTACGAGTTTGTACCATACCGTTTCGGTGGTTTTTCCTTCCAGTCGTATGCCGACAAACGTACCCTTACAAAATATGGTTATTTAAGTGATGTGGACGGATGGGAACTGACCGATAAGGGCAGAAACTTCAGCAGTACATTAAAAAATGAAGATCAAACTGCGTTGCAACAGGTTGCGGCAAGGTATGGCAAAATGCGGGGCAACCCATTGGTGAAGGAAGTTTACCGGAATTACCCGTATTATGCCATTTACAGCGAAATATTGGAAAAGGTGCTGTCACAGGAAGAAATAAAGAAAGTGGAAGCGCAGAGGCCAAAAGAGAACAGCGAAGCGTTTTTTACGATCGGCTACGAGGGTATCTCGCAGGAACGATATCTTAACAAACTGATAAAAAACAATGTGAAGCTGCTTTGTGATGTGCGGAAAAATCCGCTTAGCATGAAGTACGGGTTTTCAAAAAATCAACTAAAAGATGCTTGCGAGCATGTCGGCATACAATATTTGCATATCCCTGATTTGGGAATTGTCCCGGAAAAGCGAAAGGAACTCAACACCAAAGAGGATTACGAAAGATTGTTTGAGGAATACGAGCGCACCACTTTGCGGGAAGAAAAGGAGTCGTTAGACCGGTTGCTGACTTTGTTGAAACAATACAAGCGGATTGCCATTACCTGTTTTGAAGCATGTGAAACGCAATGCCATAGAGGCAAGGTAGCCAAAACGTTGCAAAAAATGCCGGAATGGAAATATCCTGTAAAGCACCTGTAA
- a CDS encoding site-specific DNA-methyltransferase — translation MIAKGINLDTFVKAVNDRSTVSGYTHDFYNYPARFSPLFAREAIESFTEPGDFILDPFMGGGTTLVEAQILNRPAIGFDISSLAYFIASVKTSPLTEKETEFVKKWTALTIKKMNCKSHSERPEQWIEAGYQRNLSNKTTWPIRKLSEQFINDLEKVRTTVKVKNFLRCVLLKTGQWALDSKKEIPSAKRFRAKLWTTIEQMLVGSTQLKFALAEHKNDVMSLQINKPAIEIKRSRTLKKSNSPKLVLTSPPYPGIHVVYHRWQIHGSKETPAPFWIANSLDGHGLTHYTMGNRQQEGLINYFQNIKDTFSSVAKVCDNETLIVQVLAFSKPEWQLPKYLEVMKLAGFYEIKPFKSRIWREVPNRKWYTQNKGKTPSSNEVVLFHRLIS, via the coding sequence ATGATAGCAAAAGGAATAAATCTGGATACTTTTGTAAAAGCCGTTAATGACCGAAGTACGGTATCAGGATACACCCATGATTTCTATAATTATCCGGCTCGATTCTCACCATTGTTCGCCAGAGAAGCAATTGAATCATTCACTGAACCTGGAGACTTTATTCTCGACCCTTTCATGGGTGGAGGAACAACCTTAGTTGAAGCGCAGATTCTTAATAGACCTGCCATTGGGTTTGACATAAGCAGTTTGGCGTACTTTATTGCCTCAGTCAAAACTTCCCCATTAACAGAGAAAGAAACTGAATTTGTTAAAAAGTGGACTGCCTTGACAATTAAAAAAATGAACTGCAAATCTCACTCAGAACGACCTGAACAATGGATTGAAGCTGGCTACCAAAGAAACTTATCTAACAAAACCACATGGCCAATTCGCAAATTATCCGAACAGTTTATCAATGACCTTGAAAAAGTAAGGACTACAGTAAAAGTAAAGAATTTTTTGCGTTGTGTTTTGTTGAAGACAGGGCAATGGGCACTTGACTCAAAAAAAGAAATCCCTTCCGCAAAGAGATTCCGTGCTAAATTATGGACTACAATAGAGCAAATGCTCGTTGGCTCTACCCAACTCAAATTCGCACTTGCTGAACATAAAAACGATGTTATGTCTTTGCAAATCAATAAACCAGCAATTGAAATCAAACGGTCAAGAACGCTTAAAAAATCGAACTCACCAAAGTTGGTTCTCACATCTCCACCTTACCCAGGTATTCACGTGGTCTATCACCGTTGGCAAATACATGGTAGCAAAGAAACCCCGGCACCTTTCTGGATTGCAAATAGTTTAGACGGGCATGGGTTGACTCATTACACGATGGGCAATCGGCAGCAGGAAGGGCTTATTAATTACTTCCAAAATATCAAGGATACCTTTTCTTCTGTCGCAAAGGTTTGTGACAACGAAACCCTTATTGTCCAGGTATTAGCGTTTTCCAAACCTGAATGGCAGCTACCTAAGTATCTTGAAGTGATGAAATTGGCTGGGTTCTATGAAATTAAGCCATTCAAATCAAGAATTTGGAGAGAAGTACCCAACCGCAAATGGTATACACAAAATAAAGGCAAAACTCCCAGTTCAAATGAGGTTGTACTATTTCACAGGTTAATCAGCTAA
- a CDS encoding helix-turn-helix transcriptional regulator, with amino-acid sequence MERINRIKEILVIQGKTQKWLAEKLRKSTTSIASICNNKSQPHLTNLKKIARILDVDIRELLVSTKN; translated from the coding sequence ATGGAGCGTATCAATCGAATAAAGGAGATACTTGTAATTCAAGGTAAAACACAAAAATGGCTTGCGGAGAAACTTAGAAAAAGCACCACCTCCATTGCATCGATTTGTAACAATAAATCACAACCGCATTTAACAAATTTAAAAAAAATAGCAAGAATCCTAGATGTGGACATAAGAGAACTACTCGTATCAACAAAAAACTAA
- a CDS encoding BamA/TamA family outer membrane protein, with translation MTFPKETKCCIIIFFYFKRIGISMFCHNPAFGGTKTQNPSKLFYKPFFCGILCFRDLVAFFLINLQSYVLIYNINALPSHSDQDTSQIVETLGRDAQFGRLYPTSLQFDKKSIIIKEIITLGNTRTKDLIILRELNFGVGDTLTEGSIDHLLEINRNNIFNTGLFVTVELSAERLVYSDVKRLPAGAPKAQAGGQGNEGRSENNEFIDIIIIVKERWYTFPIPILELADRNFNVWWDEQNKDLDRIEYGIRFYQENCRGKNERLKVVLQSGYTRKYELYYNIPYIDKKQIVGMRPSISYSRNREIAYKTGDTVKAFENKLVFYEDPEFIRERFNAGVKLFRRKAIHISHSLDIKFNYNTIADTVIALNPNYFNNKGDHEQKYFQVSYAYKRDFRDIQYYPLKGSYFMFEVKKPGTGIFNDINQLEFTAGYSKFWDVGKKTYLAWLIKTKNSIPKIQPWFNSMAFGYYQDFVRGYEFYVIDGQHYLLGKVTLKKQLFSTTKELKTLIPIRQFQTIPFALYLKVYTDAGYVVNKSFTKKNNPLTNSFLQGGGIGLDIVTFYDTVFRIEYSVNGRGEHGFYLHFEADI, from the coding sequence ATGACATTTCCAAAAGAAACAAAATGTTGTATCATTATTTTTTTCTATTTTAAACGTATCGGAATTTCAATGTTTTGCCACAATCCCGCCTTTGGCGGGACTAAAACACAAAATCCCTCTAAATTATTTTATAAACCTTTTTTTTGTGGGATTTTGTGTTTTCGTGATTTAGTGGCATTTTTTTTAATCAATTTGCAAAGCTATGTTCTTATCTATAATATCAACGCATTACCAAGTCATTCGGATCAGGATACAAGTCAAATTGTAGAGACGTTGGGTAGAGACGCCCAATTTGGTCGTCTCTACCCAACGTCTCTACAATTTGACAAAAAATCTATCATCATCAAGGAAATTATTACACTGGGAAATACAAGAACAAAAGATCTTATAATCCTTAGAGAATTGAATTTTGGTGTTGGTGATACTTTGACTGAAGGATCTATAGACCACCTATTGGAAATTAACCGGAATAATATTTTTAATACTGGCTTGTTTGTAACAGTAGAGCTAAGCGCAGAGCGTTTGGTATATTCAGACGTAAAACGCCTGCCTGCCGGAGCCCCAAAGGCGCAGGCAGGCGGGCAGGGGAATGAGGGAAGATCAGAAAATAATGAATTCATAGATATAATTATTATTGTAAAAGAACGCTGGTACACCTTCCCTATCCCTATCTTAGAATTGGCAGACAGGAATTTCAATGTTTGGTGGGACGAGCAAAATAAAGACCTTGACAGGATTGAATACGGGATCAGATTTTACCAGGAAAACTGCAGGGGTAAAAATGAACGGCTAAAGGTTGTTTTACAATCAGGCTATACAAGAAAATATGAACTTTATTACAACATCCCCTATATTGACAAAAAACAAATTGTAGGCATGAGGCCTTCAATATCTTATTCAAGAAACAGGGAGATTGCTTATAAGACAGGAGATACGGTCAAAGCCTTCGAAAATAAGCTTGTTTTTTATGAGGACCCTGAATTCATCAGAGAAAGGTTCAATGCCGGGGTGAAGCTTTTTAGAAGAAAAGCAATACACATAAGCCATTCTCTTGATATAAAATTCAACTACAATACCATTGCTGACACAGTAATAGCGCTGAATCCGAATTATTTTAATAATAAGGGGGATCATGAACAAAAATATTTCCAGGTCAGCTATGCCTATAAAAGAGATTTCAGAGATATACAATACTATCCTCTTAAAGGAAGTTATTTTATGTTTGAAGTAAAAAAGCCCGGAACAGGCATATTCAATGACATCAATCAATTGGAATTTACAGCCGGTTATTCAAAATTTTGGGATGTTGGGAAAAAGACCTACCTGGCTTGGTTGATCAAAACAAAAAATTCCATCCCCAAAATACAGCCCTGGTTTAATTCCATGGCATTTGGCTATTACCAGGACTTTGTAAGGGGCTATGAATTTTATGTGATTGACGGACAGCACTATTTGCTGGGAAAAGTTACCCTGAAAAAGCAGCTATTTTCAACTACAAAAGAACTTAAAACTTTGATCCCGATCCGGCAGTTTCAAACCATTCCTTTTGCGCTTTATTTAAAGGTCTATACAGACGCAGGATATGTGGTAAATAAAAGTTTTACAAAAAAAAACAATCCATTAACCAATAGTTTTCTTCAAGGTGGAGGAATTGGGCTGGATATTGTGACTTTTTATGATACAGTGTTTAGGATTGAATACAGTGTGAATGGTCGTGGGGAACATGGATTTTATCTGCATTTTGAGGCGGACATTTGA
- a CDS encoding OmpA family protein, whose amino-acid sequence MKIKIFTMKNSGYSVWAIIGLFLLIICLYTCPIIAQDAGSAAANINKADKLLNGLIPKIDTALELYLKASKSAPEDNVLSYMIGLCYLNTNDKTKAIPYLEKAGKIEGNPEVHYLLAKAYQLNYQLDKAIAGYDNYKSTLSQGELSKKYISRIIAKIIREDQNFQKSAKVKVTNIGAIIDRRIEECRQAKRFVKDPVDVVIENLGINVNTTFPEYGPVITADESVMYFTSRREETTGGGKDPIDGRFFEDIYVTINVEGKWLPALSMETPICTDLHESVIGLSADGQKLFIYKDESGDGGDLYVSNVHGYVWAPPERLPEGINSRFAEKSASLSADESTLFFVSDRPGGQGGRDIYMSKKKDRNTWYKPVNLGSKINTKYDEDGVFFHPDGKTLYFSSKGHQGLGGYDIFEATYDKGVWSEPRNLGYPVNTNNDDIYFVLSANGERGYYTSFRKDGEGEKDLYKITFPKPSKKLTLLTGVITDKITSGYLGADIQIIDNDSNKVIGELSSNTQTGKYLISLPSGRNYGINVSKEGYLFHSENFDIPVLKEYQEIEKNLALKKIRVGAKIVLNNIFFDYDKATLRPTSIAELERLHELLIHYSRLKIEISGHTDNKGGTDFNQRLSEKRAQAVVDHLVKQGIDKQRLKAVGYGETKSIAPNENPDGSDNPEGRQMNRRTEFEVVED is encoded by the coding sequence ATGAAAATAAAAATATTTACCATGAAGAATTCAGGATATTCAGTATGGGCAATAATTGGTTTATTTCTTTTAATCATTTGTCTGTACACATGCCCGATAATTGCCCAGGATGCAGGCAGTGCTGCTGCAAATATCAATAAAGCAGATAAGCTTTTGAACGGGCTGATCCCTAAAATCGATACTGCCCTTGAGCTGTACTTGAAAGCATCTAAGTCGGCCCCGGAAGATAATGTTTTGAGTTATATGATCGGGCTGTGCTATTTGAATACCAATGATAAAACAAAAGCAATCCCGTATCTAGAAAAGGCTGGAAAAATTGAAGGCAACCCTGAGGTTCATTACTTATTAGCCAAAGCCTATCAGCTTAATTACCAGCTTGATAAAGCCATAGCCGGATATGATAACTACAAAAGCACTCTTTCGCAAGGCGAACTAAGTAAAAAGTATATTTCAAGAATAATTGCCAAGATCATCAGGGAAGATCAAAATTTTCAAAAATCCGCAAAAGTTAAAGTGACAAATATCGGGGCCATCATTGATAGAAGAATAGAAGAGTGCCGGCAGGCAAAAAGATTTGTAAAAGATCCTGTAGATGTGGTAATAGAAAACCTGGGAATCAATGTTAATACTACCTTCCCTGAATACGGCCCTGTGATCACTGCTGATGAGTCGGTCATGTACTTTACTTCCCGCAGGGAAGAAACTACCGGTGGTGGAAAAGATCCTATTGACGGAAGGTTTTTTGAAGACATTTATGTAACTATTAACGTAGAGGGTAAATGGCTGCCGGCATTATCTATGGAAACTCCGATCTGTACCGATCTGCATGAATCGGTAATCGGCTTATCAGCAGACGGGCAAAAATTGTTTATTTATAAAGATGAGAGTGGGGATGGAGGGGATCTGTATGTTTCCAATGTGCATGGTTACGTCTGGGCGCCACCCGAACGTTTACCGGAAGGTATTAATTCGCGATTTGCTGAAAAATCAGCCTCTTTATCTGCCGATGAAAGCACGCTTTTTTTCGTAAGTGACAGACCGGGTGGACAGGGAGGCAGAGATATTTATATGAGCAAAAAGAAAGACCGTAACACATGGTATAAACCTGTAAACCTGGGCAGTAAGATCAATACAAAATACGATGAAGATGGTGTGTTCTTTCACCCTGATGGAAAAACCTTATATTTCAGTTCAAAGGGACACCAGGGGCTGGGAGGCTACGATATTTTTGAGGCGACCTATGATAAAGGAGTTTGGTCTGAACCCAGAAACCTTGGGTATCCTGTCAATACAAACAACGATGATATATATTTCGTTTTATCTGCTAATGGCGAGAGAGGATATTATACATCTTTCCGTAAAGACGGGGAAGGTGAAAAAGACCTTTATAAGATCACTTTCCCAAAGCCATCCAAAAAGCTCACACTTTTAACCGGTGTCATTACTGACAAGATCACTTCCGGGTATTTAGGGGCTGATATCCAGATCATTGATAATGATTCAAATAAAGTTATTGGAGAATTGTCTTCTAATACTCAAACAGGCAAATACCTTATATCATTGCCATCGGGCAGGAACTACGGCATTAATGTTAGTAAAGAGGGGTACTTATTTCATTCAGAGAATTTTGATATACCTGTTTTAAAAGAATACCAGGAAATTGAAAAGAATTTAGCGCTGAAGAAAATCCGGGTTGGAGCAAAAATTGTGCTCAATAATATCTTTTTTGATTATGATAAGGCAACTTTAAGGCCCACATCGATAGCAGAGCTTGAGAGGTTGCATGAGTTATTGATACATTATTCCAGGCTGAAGATTGAAATTTCAGGTCATACCGATAACAAAGGCGGTACGGATTTCAATCAACGATTATCAGAAAAACGTGCCCAGGCAGTTGTGGATCATTTGGTGAAGCAGGGAATTGATAAGCAACGGTTAAAAGCAGTTGGCTACGGTGAAACAAAATCCATTGCCCCCAATGAAAACCCTGACGGCAGCGACAACCCCGAAGGCCGCCAGATGAACAGGCGAACAGAGTTTGAGGTGGTTGAAGACTGA